A stretch of Arachis hypogaea cultivar Tifrunner chromosome 15, arahy.Tifrunner.gnm2.J5K5, whole genome shotgun sequence DNA encodes these proteins:
- the LOC112747427 gene encoding heat shock factor protein HSF8-like isoform X2 translates to MEQKRKIDKESSSQGFRKVDPDRWEFANEGFLRGQKHLLRNITRRKPAHGHHQQSQQSHVQNSSVGACVEVGKFGLEEEVERLKRDKNVLMQELVRLKQQQQTTDDQLQTMVQRLQGMEQRQQQMMSFLAKAVQSPGFFAQFVQQQNENNRRISEVNKKRRLKQEGIAETDSAAAPDGQIVKYQPLINDSAKAMLRQIMKWDTSRAESFSKDPDNYLIGDGSSSSSGAMDSGSSSSWTSGVTLQEVPPTSVQSSHVPITPGAPGHVPSAAKPEIQSLPQAGVPEKVTRVGASDIPSIHVPQADVIMPDLAPIDEIESGSMLGIPEDNYMAPEAGDEGFMDPDSLGVSGSFPIDFEGISPDADLDDFLGNPSIWDDLLQTPVQEDTETDIEASKVNEVQPAENGWDKTQHLDQLTKQMGHLSSEAK, encoded by the exons ATGGAGCAGAAGAGGAAAATTGACAAAGAAAGCAGTTCTCAG GGTTTTAGGAAGGTTGATCCAGATCGATGGGAATTTGCAAATGAGGGCTTTTTGAGGGGCCAAAAGCACTTGCTTAGGAATATAACACGAAGAAAACCTGCCCATGGTCATCATCAACAATCTCAGCAATCACATGTACAAAATTCATCAGTAGGGGCATGCGTAGAAGTTGGTAAGTTTGGGCTCGAGGAAGAGGTTGAGAGGCTTAAAAGAGACAAAAATGTGCTCATGCAGGAACTTGTCAGGCTGAAGCAGCAACAACAGACCACTGATGACCAACTGCAAACAATGGTTCAACGCCTTCAGGGCATGGAGCAAAGACAACAACAAATGATGTCATTCCTTGCTAAAGCCGTACAGAGCCCTGGCTTCTTTGCGCAGTTCGTACAACAGCAAAATGAGAATAATAGGCGTATAAGTGAAGTCAACAAAAAGCGCCGGCTCAAGCAAGAAGGTATTGCTGAAACTGACTCTGCTGCTGCTCCTGATGGGCAAATTGTTAAGTATCAACCTCTGATTAACGATTCAGCAAAAGCAATGCTAAGACAGATCATGAAATGGGATACTTCTCGAGCAGAATCTTTTAGTAAAGACCCTGATAATTACCTGATTGGTGATGGTTCGTCATCCTCATCTGGTGCGATGGACAGTGGCAGCTCCTCAAGCTGGACCTCTGGAGTAACACTTCAGGAGGTCCCGCCAACTTCAGTGCAGTCTTCTCATGTTCCAATTACTCCGGGGGCTCCAGGGCATGTTCCCTCAGCTGCCAAACCTGAAATTCAATCTTTACCACAGGCTGGAGTTCCTGAAAAGGTTACAAGGGTTGGAGCATCTGACATACCTTCTATCCATGTTCCTCAAGCAGATGTCATCATGCCTGATCTTGCACCAATAGATGAAATAGAGTCTGGAAGTATGCTTGGTATTCCGGAAGATAATTATATGGCTCCTGAAGCTGGTGATGAGGGATTTATGGATCCTGATTCATTGGGGGTTAGTGGatcatttcccattgattttgaAGGAATTTCACCTGATGCGGACCTTGATGACTTCTTAGGAAATCCATCTATTTGGGATGACCTTTTGCAAACCCCAGTGCAAGAGGATACTGAGACTGATATTGAAGCTTCCAAAGTTAATGAGGTGCAACCAGCCGAAAATGGTTGGGATAAAACTCAACATTTGGATCAACTTACAAAGCAGATGGGTCATCTTTCTTCTGAAGCAAAATAG
- the LOC112747428 gene encoding heat stress transcription factor A-1d-like produces MSGVSTSGGDDGGGMLVPAPAPMPMPMPSTNTPPPFLSKTYDMVEDPSTDPIVSWSATNNSFVVWNPPEFARDLLPKYFKHNNFSSFVRQLNTYGFRKVDPDRWEFANEGFLRGQKHLLRTITRRKPAHGHSHQQAPQSHGQSSTVGACVEVGKFGIEEEVERLKRDKNVLMQELVRLRQQQQATDSKMQTMAQRLHGMEQRQQQMMSFLAKAVQSPGFFAQFVQHQSENNRRITEVNKKRRLRPEGISETEPATVPAGQIVKYQPMMNDLAKSMLKQIIKWDASHVDALSKNSDNYLIADDTMTSTWPSGSGVTLQEVPPASLQSSHTPAATGTQGHIPSAAIPDILSLPQVAAPEKVTKDGSSGAPSIHASQADVIMPGLPSINETETRSNIQMPEKGDEGYMDPNSLGVGASFPIDIEGFSPEIDIDDFLSNPSIWDDLLQTPVPVDIEEDVAKESKGNGVETTENGWDKTQRMDHLTEQMGLLSSDVQKRV; encoded by the exons ATGAGTGGAGTGAGTACCAGCGGTGGAGACGATGGCGGTGGCATGCTCGTGCCGGCGCCGGCACCGATGCCGATGCCGATGCCGAGCACGAACACGCCGCCGCCGTTCCTGAGCAAGACGTACGACATGGTAGAGGACCCTTCAACGGACCCGATCGTGTCGTGGAGCGCAACGAACAATAGCTTCGTGGTTTGGAACCCACCGGAATTCGCAAGGGACCTTTTGCCGAAATACTTCAAGCACAACAACTTCTCCAGCTTCGTTAGGCAGTTGAACACTTAC GGTTTCAGGAAGGTTGATCCAGATCGCTGGGAATTTGCAAATGAAGGATTTTTGAGGGGTCAAAAGCACTTACTTAGAACTATAACTCGGCGGAAACCTGCCCATGGTCATAGTCATCAACAGGCTCCACAATCACATGGACAGAGTTCAACAGTAGGGGCATGTGTAGAAGTTGGGAAGTTTGGGATTGAGGAAGAGGTTGAGAGACTTAAAAGAGATAAGAACGTCCTCATGCAAGAGCTTGTGAGGTTGCGACAGCAGCAACAGGCCACCGATAGCAAGATGCAGACAATGGCTCAGCGCCTTCATGGAATGGAGCAACGACAACAACAAATGATGTCATTTCTGGCAAAAGCTGTTCAAAGCCCAGGATTCTTTGCTCAGTTTGTGCAACACCAAAGTGAGAACAATAGACGCATAACTGAAGTCAATAAAAAGCGTCGGCTCAGGCCGGAAGGCATTTCCGAAACTGAGCCTGCTACTGTTCCTGCTGGACAAATTGTGAAATATCAGCCTATGATGAATGACCTAGCAAAATCAATGCTAAAGCAAATTATCAAATGGGATGCTTCTCATGTCGATGCTCTAAGTAAAAACTCAGATAATTACTTGATTGCCGATGACACCATGACTTCAACCTGGCCTTCTGGTTCTGGGGTAACACTTCAAGAGGTTCCTCCGGCTTCATTGCAGTCCTCCCACACTCCTGCTGCTACAGGGACTCAAGGACACATCCCATCAGCAGCCATACCTGATATTCTGTCTTTACCACAAGTTGCAGCTCCTGAAAAAGTTACAAAGGATGGATCATCTGGGGCACCTTCTATCCATGCTTCTCAAGCAGATGTTATCATGCCTGGTCTTCCTTCGATAAATGAGACAGAGACAAGAAGTAATATTCAAATGCCAGAGAAAGGGGACGAGGGATATATGGATCCTAATTCACTAGGAGTTGGTGCGTCATTTCCTATTGATATAGAAGGTTTTTCCCCTGAAATAGACATCGATGATTTCTTATCGAATCCTTCTATCTGGGATGATCTCTTGCAAACTCCAGTGCCCGTGGATATTGAGGAAGATGTTGCCAAAGAGTCCAAGGGTAATGGGGTGGAAACAACAGAAAATGGATGGGACAAAACTCAACGCATGGATCACCTTACTGAGCAGATGGGTCTTCTTTCTTCGGATGTACAAAAGAGAGTTTGA
- the LOC112747427 gene encoding heat shock factor protein HSF8-like isoform X1: MDASTSGGDGGGGGSTNGATPAPAPVPIPNANAPPPFLSKTYDMVDDPSTDAIVSWSATNNSFVVWNPPEFARDLLPKYFKHNNFSSFVRQLNTYGFRKVDPDRWEFANEGFLRGQKHLLRNITRRKPAHGHHQQSQQSHVQNSSVGACVEVGKFGLEEEVERLKRDKNVLMQELVRLKQQQQTTDDQLQTMVQRLQGMEQRQQQMMSFLAKAVQSPGFFAQFVQQQNENNRRISEVNKKRRLKQEGIAETDSAAAPDGQIVKYQPLINDSAKAMLRQIMKWDTSRAESFSKDPDNYLIGDGSSSSSGAMDSGSSSSWTSGVTLQEVPPTSVQSSHVPITPGAPGHVPSAAKPEIQSLPQAGVPEKVTRVGASDIPSIHVPQADVIMPDLAPIDEIESGSMLGIPEDNYMAPEAGDEGFMDPDSLGVSGSFPIDFEGISPDADLDDFLGNPSIWDDLLQTPVQEDTETDIEASKVNEVQPAENGWDKTQHLDQLTKQMGHLSSEAK, encoded by the exons ATGGATGCGAGTACCAGCGGTGGAGATGGCGGTGGCGGAGGAAGCACTAACGGGGCCACGCCGGCGCCGGCGCCGGTACCGATTCCGAACGCGAACGCGCCGCCGCCGTTCCTGAGCAAGACGTACGACATGGTGGACGACCCTTCAACGGACGCAATCGTGTCGTGGAGCGCTACGAACAACAGCTTTGTGGTTTGGAACCCACCGGAATTCGCGAGAGACCTTTTGCCGAAATACTTCAAGCACAACAACTTTTCCAGCTTCGTTAGACAGCTCAACACTTAT GGTTTTAGGAAGGTTGATCCAGATCGATGGGAATTTGCAAATGAGGGCTTTTTGAGGGGCCAAAAGCACTTGCTTAGGAATATAACACGAAGAAAACCTGCCCATGGTCATCATCAACAATCTCAGCAATCACATGTACAAAATTCATCAGTAGGGGCATGCGTAGAAGTTGGTAAGTTTGGGCTCGAGGAAGAGGTTGAGAGGCTTAAAAGAGACAAAAATGTGCTCATGCAGGAACTTGTCAGGCTGAAGCAGCAACAACAGACCACTGATGACCAACTGCAAACAATGGTTCAACGCCTTCAGGGCATGGAGCAAAGACAACAACAAATGATGTCATTCCTTGCTAAAGCCGTACAGAGCCCTGGCTTCTTTGCGCAGTTCGTACAACAGCAAAATGAGAATAATAGGCGTATAAGTGAAGTCAACAAAAAGCGCCGGCTCAAGCAAGAAGGTATTGCTGAAACTGACTCTGCTGCTGCTCCTGATGGGCAAATTGTTAAGTATCAACCTCTGATTAACGATTCAGCAAAAGCAATGCTAAGACAGATCATGAAATGGGATACTTCTCGAGCAGAATCTTTTAGTAAAGACCCTGATAATTACCTGATTGGTGATGGTTCGTCATCCTCATCTGGTGCGATGGACAGTGGCAGCTCCTCAAGCTGGACCTCTGGAGTAACACTTCAGGAGGTCCCGCCAACTTCAGTGCAGTCTTCTCATGTTCCAATTACTCCGGGGGCTCCAGGGCATGTTCCCTCAGCTGCCAAACCTGAAATTCAATCTTTACCACAGGCTGGAGTTCCTGAAAAGGTTACAAGGGTTGGAGCATCTGACATACCTTCTATCCATGTTCCTCAAGCAGATGTCATCATGCCTGATCTTGCACCAATAGATGAAATAGAGTCTGGAAGTATGCTTGGTATTCCGGAAGATAATTATATGGCTCCTGAAGCTGGTGATGAGGGATTTATGGATCCTGATTCATTGGGGGTTAGTGGatcatttcccattgattttgaAGGAATTTCACCTGATGCGGACCTTGATGACTTCTTAGGAAATCCATCTATTTGGGATGACCTTTTGCAAACCCCAGTGCAAGAGGATACTGAGACTGATATTGAAGCTTCCAAAGTTAATGAGGTGCAACCAGCCGAAAATGGTTGGGATAAAACTCAACATTTGGATCAACTTACAAAGCAGATGGGTCATCTTTCTTCTGAAGCAAAATAG